The Athalia rosae chromosome 7, iyAthRosa1.1, whole genome shotgun sequence genome window below encodes:
- the LOC112694884 gene encoding uncharacterized protein LOC112694884, translated as MTSHNSTTTGDNMREIRKWPWNLGANLAATFCVAEDNTRADGSQWVPKPCDCICSDHFIGGKKSEEELSPSYIPTIFPSIYKCSKVNESSALNRYKRVMNRRMKAQLPSTSNAESNVIESVEVMTENPPVVSSKVDQGCQIDFYSNSDINSQIFTCNRYVIDDLCHAETQTEIVEDTRSIKIHIGNKKFVDKECGTPKKTFVDKESQANSKHLNGFTSVTKDQEIIDLAGVSFENFDFLLTRMSTRKKYIVSKEDRLLIFLMKMKTGLTFSALGVLFGVHRTTISTIFYETLQLLASATRNLVFWPDIDAVQETMPDCFLPDYNNTRVIIDCTEFRIDIPKSVDNRFFTYSQYKKNFTAKVLIGITSGGFIFLRSDVAGGRKSDSQLTIESRLLDL; from the exons ATGACGTCGCACAATTCTACTACCACGGGTGACAACATGCGGGAGATTCGGAAGTGGCCATGGAATTTGGGTGCTAATTTGGCTGCAACGTTTTGCGTAGCGGAAGACAATACGCG CGCTGATGGATCACAGTGGGTTCCCAAGCCATGTGATTGTATTTGTAGTGATCATTTTATTGGAGGTAAGAAATCAGAAGAGGAGCTAAGTCCTAGCTACATTCCAACTATATTTCCTTCAATTTACAAGTGCTCAAAAGTAAATGAATCCTCTGCGTTAAacag ataTAAGCGCGTAATGAATCGGCGTATGAAAGCACAATTACCTTCAACATCAAATGCTGAGTCCAATGTTATAGAATCGGTAGAAGTGATGACTGAAAATCCTCCAGTAGTGTCTTCAAAAGTAGACCAAGGGTgtcaaattgatttttattcgaactcTGATATCAATTCTCAAATATTTACTTGCAATCGTTATGTCATAGACGATTTATGTCATGCTGAAACTCAGACAGAAATTGTTGAAGATACTAggtcgataaaaattcatattggtaataaaaaatttgtagatAAAGAATGTGGTACTCCTAAAAAAACCTTTGTTGATAAAGAAAGTCAAGCAAACAGTAAACATTTGAATGGATTCACATCGGTGACAAAGGATCAAGAAATCATTGATCTGGCAGGGgtatcatttgaaaattttgatttcttgtTGACAAGAATGTCTACGCGAAAAAAGTACATTGTATCGAAAGAAGATCGactattgatttttttaatgaaaatgaaaactggATTGACATTTTCAGCACTTGGTGTACTGTTTGGTGTTCACAGAACAAcaatttctacaattttttatgaaaCTTTGCAACTACTAGCTAGTGCAACCAGAAATTTAGTATTTTGGCCAGATATTGACGCTGTACAAGAAACTATGCCTGACTGCTTTCTACCTGATTACAATAACACCAGAGTTATAATTGATTGTACAGAATTTCGAATTGATATTCCTAAAAGTGTCGACAATCGTTTTTTTACATACTCCcaatacaaaaaaaacttcacggCTAAAGTTCTTATTGGAATAACTTCTGgaggttttattttcttaagaTCTGACGTAGCTGGAGGACGGAAATCGGATTCTCAACTTACAATAGAGTCTAGGCTGTTAGATCTATGA
- the LOC125501885 gene encoding uncharacterized protein LOC125501885 has product MNEFLTSGWIDVLKQRFTNHKLGDNESDLNDLFVILSSPFSNLATEYKRLKFYENSRFLIQPKEFSVGTSSAPSTTKDTRQLNIVNLNAQMIPCNKVLKTFLELPNVFDKIMLYVEKLKSSGVVKNIVQTNLWNSIEQKFNGKLVLPLILYFDDFEVNNPLGSHAGINKLGAIYYTIACIPREYSGMLENIFVAQLHNTLDQAEFGNVNIFGRVMNEVSELEIHGIEIDVSGIRTKVHFALSLISGDNLGLHAILGFNTSFNSNYSCRFCLADKPMLQGLLSENTEIIRTIENYSEDLSKLTGGIKEPCIFNELSSFHVTENIYGDTMHDLFEGVCRYDMAKVLNHLIFVDKLFSLGRLNDRIRFFTYGSTVTGNIPPQITSNALKKGQLITSASEMVCLVRHLGFIIGDLVPIDNEAWELYITLREIICIVMATSTTAESVQLLDTLVSEHHSLYLKLFNEPLKPKHHFLIHYPRIMTTIGPLKNISCMRFEAKHKELKTMAKVVSSRRNISRTLALKHQLKMCQRFIAKQGFQKRISWGVECQTELNDYHDYDYFKDVLPKSNSDEYISVSWVNVSGTVYKPSQVVVVDVSDQFLLFGEVQYILIDSEQEAHFLFINKNTLGFSKHVHAFEVTSTKSWGFIFQKNLITYTPYNVHTMTDGVDYVMCL; this is encoded by the coding sequence atgaatgaatTCCTGACCTCTGGTTGGATTGACGTTCTCAAACAAAGATTTACTAATCACAAATTAGGAGATAACGAATCCGATCTGAATGACCTGTTTGTGATTTTGTCAAgtccattttcaaatttagcaACCGAATATAAAAGACTCAAATTTTACGAGAACTCGCGTTTTCTCATTCAACCAAAAGAATTCTCCGTTGGTACGTCATCAGCACCCAGTACTACTAAAGATACTAGGCAGCTAAATATAGTTAATTTAAATGCACAAATGATACCCTGTAACAAAGTTTTGAAGACATTCCTTGAACTACCTAAtgtttttgataaaataatgttATATGTTGAAAAACTTAAATCAAGTGGAGTTGTAAAAAACATAGTGCAGACGAATTTATGGAATtcaatcgaacaaaaattcaatggcAAATTAGTCTTACCTCTAATTCTGTACTTTGATGACTTCGAAGTGAATAATCCATTAGGCTCTCATGCAGGAATTAACAAACTGGGTGCTATTTATTACACGATTGCCTGTATACCACGAGAATATTCTGGTATGttagaaaacatttttgtcgCACAACTGCACAATACATTAGATCAAGCAGAGTTTGgtaatgtaaatatttttggaaGAGTCATGAATGAAGTATCGGAACTGGAAATTCACGGTATCGAAATAGATGTATCCGGTATAAGAACAAAAGTGCATTTCGCTCTATCTCTGATTTCAGGGGACAATCTCGGTCTTCATGCCATTTTAGGTTTCAACACAAGTTTCAATTCCAACTATTCATGTAGATTTTGTTTAGCGGACAAGCCGATGTTACAGGGTCTATTATCAGAGAATACTGAAATTATCCGAACTATTGAAAATTACTCAGAAGATTTATCAAAATTAACTGGTGGCATTAAAGAACCATGTATCTTCAATGAACTTAGTAGTTTTCATGTgactgaaaatatatatggTGATACAATGCACGACCTATTTGAAGGTGTATGTCGATATGATATGGCAAAAGTTTTAAATCATTTGATATTTGTAGACAAATTGTTTTCTCTTGGTAGACTTAATGATAGAATCCGATTTTTTACTTATGGTAGCACTGTCACAGGAAATATTCCCCCTCAAATAACTAGCAACGCTCTTAAAAAAGGACAATTGATAACTTCGGCATCAGAAATGGTTTGTTTAGTTCGCCACCTTGGTTTTATTATAGGCGATCTTGTTCCTATTGATAATGAGGCATGGGAACTGTACATTACTCTGAGGGAAATCATTTGCATAGTAATGGCTACATCGACTACGGCTGAATCTGTTCAGCTTCTTGATACTTTAGTTTCCGAACATCATtcattatatttaaaattattcaatgagccTTTGAAACCTAAACACCATTTTCTAATTCATTATCCTCGTATTATGACAACAATAGGTCcactaaaaaatatttcttgcaTGCGCTTCGAAGCTAAAcataaagaattaaaaactATGGCGAAGGTCGTATCCTCGCGTCGAAATATATCTCGTACACTAGCGCTAAAACATCAATTAAAAATGTGTCAAAGATTTATCGCGAAACAAGGTTTTCAAAAACGTATTTCCTGGGGGGTAGAATGTCAGACAGAGTTAAACGATTAtcatgattatgattatttcaaAGATGTGCTACCTAAGAGCAATAGCGATGAATATATTTCTGTGTCATGGGTAAATGTTAGTGGGACTGTATATAAACCTAGTCAAGTTGTAGTAGTAGACGTAAGTGATCAGTTTTTATTGTTTGGGGAAGTTCAGTATATTTTGATAGATTCGGAACAAGAAGctcactttttattcattaataaaAACACCTTAGGATTCTCGAAACATGTCCACGCATTTGAAGTTACTAGCACAAAATCTTGGGGCTtcatatttcagaaaaatcttATTACTTACACGccatataatgtacataccaTGACGGATGGTGTCGATTACGTCATGTGCCTCTAG
- the LOC125501886 gene encoding DNA polymerase III PolC-type-like: MNYQSNCGFDIDSEKTNFALESQFLQTLQSNQQNLVNQEDFNIVYFDFETSGFEKNADVLQTAAKLKDYSFSVYAMPTKKINPSASKVTGLHQDCVTLHLRDKEVEAITFKDALLSFQEFLNISCKPFLLVAHNAAFDTGHLIRAIIQNSMVETFKNVVDFSDTLSILKKIYPERRGPGLFKLSKLAEDLLQQNGDFHESLDDVQVLQQLSSKFIGSEKLINSRKSYVECLVNEAKSQKADMLMPSSKILEGIVSDNMLEKIANAGIDLIMMLAASEDKENKRLVQLLSELNDLNKPRVTRDKKIPKKINDFLENYQECNT; encoded by the coding sequence ATGAATTATCAGTCCAATTGCGGATTCGATATAGActcagaaaaaacgaattttgcTTTGGAATCTCAATTTTTGCAAACGTTGCAATCTAATCAGCAAAATCTCGTTAATCAAGAAGACTTCAATATCGtttattttgatttcgaaACTTCaggttttgagaaaaatgcTGACGTATTACAGACTGCAGCCAAACTCAAAGATTATTCTTTCAGTGTTTACGCAAtgccgacaaaaaaaattaatccatcAGCATCTAAAGTAACGGGTCTTCATCAAGATTGTGTAACGCTTCATTTACGTGATAAAGAAGTTGAAGCGATAACGTTCAAAGATGCTCTGCTTTCCTTTCAAGAATTCTTGAATATTTCTTGTAAGCCATTTTTATTAGTTGCTCATAACGCTGCATTTGATACTGGACATTTGATTCGGGCtatcattcaaaattcaatggTTGAAACATTTAAAAACGTCGTTGACTTCTCTGACACGTTATCAATATTGAAAAAGATATATCCTGAAAGACGAGGCCCTGGACTTTTTAAGCTAAGCAAGCTTGCTGAAGATTTATTACAGCAGAATGGAGATTTCCATGAATCCTTGGATGATGTACAAGTACTGCAACAGCTGTCTTCAAAATTTATTGGGTCGGAGAAATTGATTAATTCTCGAAAATCATATGTAGAATGCTTAGTAAATGAAGCTAAAAGTCAAAAAGCTGATATGTTAATgccatcttcgaaaattttggaaggaATCGTGTCCGATAATATgctggaaaaaattgcaaacgcAGGAATAGATTTGATTATGATGTTAGCAGCAAGTGAGgacaaagaaaacaaaagattaGTGCAATTACTCTCTGAGCTTAATGATTTAAATAAACCAAGGGTCaccagagataaaaaaatcccgaaaaaaattaatgattttCTTGAAAACTATCAAGAATGCAATACCTAA
- the LOC125501887 gene encoding uncharacterized protein LOC125501887, with the protein MIWDGASVEPVEATVALIVMQTVIGFLSEKILDFSSRNRKCRLCDLGHKKDDHDCRKNFEGSAKAMEPDVGAQSLNNSTILQNASVSARVLIGDEDSSTIANVRRNREEKIFKLADKNHLNKHFVNELYRLQKQFTEIKQRKTIPHLKKCFGYAVSQNKGNAAQLADALRQIPDHAFGNHENCGKWCSRKSNDDKKQKILLKDAALYNKLKQIFIKYANNAAEFSIAASSQANESVNNIMAHKALKNRCYSLNVMLKLNVSPSKFTESFTVKADKMKSQRAEKSKLPQSKTRRNILKQERENLRKKKKIPKE; encoded by the exons ATGATATGGGATGGAGCAAGCGTGGAACCGGTAGAAGCTACGGTAGCCTTAATAGTTATGCAAACTGTTATAGGGTTtttgtccgaaaaaattttagacTTCTCGTCTCGCAATCGCAAGTGTCGACTATGTGATTTGGGTCATAAAAAAGATGACCATGACtgtcggaaaaattttgaaggtaGTGCAAAAGCAATGGAGCCAGATGTTGGTGCTCAATCACTCAATAATAGTACCATCCTTCAAAATGCTTCAGTCAGTGCTCGTGTACTTATAGGGGATGAAGATAGCTCAACTATAGCAAATGTACGtagaaatagagaagaaaaaattttcaaactggcAGATAAGAATCATTTGAACAAACATTTTGTAAATGAATTGTATAGATTAcaaaaacagtttacggaaataaaacaaagaaaaacaattccgCATCTCAAAAAATGCTTTGGTTATGCTGTGAGTCAAAATAAAGGTAATGCTGCTCAATTAGCTGATGCTTTACGTCAAATTCCGGATCATGCGTTTGGTAATCACGAAAACTGCGGTAAATGGTGTAGTCGAAAGTcgaatgatgataaaaaacaaaaaattttactaaAAGATGCAGCGTTGTACAATAAGTTGAAAcagatatttataaaatatgcaaACAATGCAGCTGAATTTTCGATTGCTGCTTCAAGCCAAGCAAACGAAAGTGTCAATAATATAATGGCTCACAAAGCACTGAAAAACCGCTGTTACAGTCTAA ATGTAATGTTGAAGCTGAATGTTTCCCCGAGTAAATTTACAGAATCATTCACAGTAAAAGCTGACAAAATGAAATCTCAAAGggcagaaaaatcaaaattaccaCAATCTAAAACTCGACGAAACATATTGAaacaagaaagagaaaatttgcggaaaaaaaagaaaataccgaAGGAATGA
- the LOC125501940 gene encoding uncharacterized protein LOC125501940, with protein MIITTTTTTSTTIVIIMADNNGDRNSNTIVDVIMTYGASRGCTRLTARQYEHDHPNQRHPNPSTVIPLVNRARSGDLKRKRSKRDRDEDPLTVTVLGMVAMNSHVSQREITREINISRWKFGQISKKFHIHSYHISLHQKLTDDDKVARVAFCRWAQDQLGCDPMFCNRIICSDEATFQNTGELDRHNCHYYSDVNSHWV; from the coding sequence atgataataacaacaacaacaacaacatcaacaacaatagtaataataatggcagacaATAACGGAGATCGCAACTCTAATACAATAGTTGATGTTATTATGACTTACGGTGCATCTCGCGGATGCACAAGGCTTACGGCGCGACAATATGAACACGATCACCCGAATCAGCGGCATCCTAACCCTTCCACGGTAATTCCACTAGTGAACAGAGCTCGCAGTGGGGATCTCAAAAGAAAACGATCTAAGAGAGACCGCGATGAAGACCCATTAACAGTCACAGTGCTGGGAATGGTTGCAATGAATTCTCACGTCAGTCAACGCGAAATAACACGGGAAATAAACATTTCACGGTGGAAATTTGGgcaaatatcgaaaaaattccatatcCATTCCTATCATATTTCACTCCACCAAAAACTTACTGATGATGATAAGGTTGCGCGGGTAGCATTTTGTAGGTGGGCTCAGGATCAATTGGGCTGTGATCCGATGTTTTGTAACCGCATAATATGTAGTGATGAAGCAACATTCCAAAATACCGGGGAATTAGATAGGCATAATTGTCACTACTACTCGGACGTGAATTCGCACTGGGTCTGA